A stretch of the Tachysurus vachellii isolate PV-2020 chromosome 26, HZAU_Pvac_v1, whole genome shotgun sequence genome encodes the following:
- the bicdl2 gene encoding BICD family-like cargo adapter 2, which produces MFSTRKESLTSPSLDDSFFPFSSSTPVARHRILGTGVRANSLLASHTDHDSSSTMLEKDLILAAEVGQALLERNEELEAQLEQMRRDVEAVQQEKHTLQRHLEVRELEAGQREAELQADIAALRQQFDQKHNQGRDRRREESEQLAQLSSHNQKLVEQLAEAVSVEHSLRLELRTLREEIEDTSFSRSINSACLDTLQAENRVLKERCSNMDKQLKSSDEDNERVRTERDGLRARLLELQSNLKEKEGELEQHQTEMFQLRTMNRSLQQRVQALGEEASLEEITCFPLSLQSELQQSQAKESILAHSAVLQEKEEEIERLKNELESSQEELSALREKVKTFCSDPNKPPYSALEEELALARQERDMLNQQLLNTIKHKVALSQEVESWQEDMRLVICQQVQQQVQERGKEKEMTASPLQRNLRTSRSFRIPREDGKKSFFSSLFGGD; this is translated from the exons ATGTTCTCAACAAGAAAGGAAAGCTTAACATCCCCCAGTTTGGATGATTCGTTCTTTCCTTTCTCCTCATCCACCCCTGTTGCCCGGCATCGCATCCTGGGTACGGGGGTCAGAGCAAACAGCCTGCTGGCATCGCACACAGACCATGACAGCAGCTCAACTATGCTGGAGAAAGATCTCATCCTGGCAGCTGAGGTAGGCCAGGCTCTTCTGGAGAGGAACGAGGAGCTGGAAGCTCAGCTGGAACAGATGAGGAGAGATGTGGAG GCTGTGCAGCAGGAGAAGCACACGCTACAGAGACACCTGGAGGTACGGGAACTAGAGGCAGGGCAGCGCGAGGCAGAGCTGCAGGCTGATATCGCTGCACTACGGCAACAGTTTGACCAGAAGCACAACCAG GGTCGGGACCGACGGCGTGAAGAAAGTGAGCAGCTTGCACAATTGTCCAGTCATAACCAGAAGCTTGTGGAGCAGTTGGCTGAG GCAGTTTCGGTGGAACACTCACTACGCCTTGAGCTGCGGACTCTGAGAGAGGAAATAGAGGACACGAGTTTCAGCAGATCAATAAACTCTGCTTGTCTGGACACACTGCAAGCTGAG AATCGAGTGCTAAAAGAGCGATGCTCCAACATGGATAAACAGCTGAAGTCATCAGACGAGGACAACGAGCGGGTGAGGACGGAGAGAGATGGACTGCGTGCGAGACTTCTCGAACTACAGTCCAACCTGAAGGAAAAGGAGGGTGAG CTGGAGCAGCACCAGACTGAGATGTTCCAGTTGCGCACCATGAACCGGAGCCTCCAGCAGAGAGTCCAAGCGTTAGGAGAAGAGGCCAGTCTGGAGGAAATCACGTGCTTCCCGCTTTCTCTACAAAGTGAACTGCAACAATCTCAG GCCAAAGAAAGCATCTTGGCCCATTCTGCTGTCCTgcaggagaaagaggaggagattGAAAGGCTAAAGAACGAG CTTGAATCCAGCCAAGAGGAATTATCGGCTCTTAGAGAGAAAGTGAAGACGTTCTGCAGCGATCCCAACAAACCACCATACAG TGCCTTGGAGGAAGAGCTGGCGTTGGCAAGGCAGGAACGAGACATGCTCAACCAGCAGCTCCTCAACACCATCAAACATAAGGTGGCGCTCTCTCAGGAAGTCGAATCATGGCAG GAGGACATGCGGCTGGTGATATGCCAACAAGTGCAGCAGCAGGTACAAGAAAGGggtaaagagaaagagatgacgGCATCGCCTCTGCAAAGAAATCTTCGCACAAGCAGGTCGTTCCGAATACCAAGAGAGGATGGGAAGAAGAGCTTCTTCTCTTCCTTGTTTGGAGGGGATTAA